ACCGTCGCGCCTTCGGGGTTAGGCGGCGCGAGCGTTGATTCTCAGGTTTTGGATCTTGAGCGCGGGGTGATGGATATGATGGGCCGCTACCTGCGTTTGAAAGACGTCCTTGTCCGGGATGTGATGACCCCTCGCTCGCGGGTATCCACCGTGAATTGGGAATCGTTTAAAAAAGCGCCGCCGGGCTCGCCGCAGAAAGAACGCGTTCTATTCACGTTGATGACGGACGGGCATACCCGGACGCTGGCTCTTTGGAACGACGTTCCGGCCGGCTATCTTCATATCAAGGATATGCTGGGCATGTTGGCCGAAGGGTTCGCGGGCGGCGCCGCTTCATCTCTGGACATGGAGGGCGGGGCATTGGCCGAGCGTTTGATTCTGCGGCCCATCCCGGCCGTCCACGCGCGGCAAAAGCTGATTAATGTGATCAACCTTTTGTTTCGCGGCTATCCGGTGGCTTATGTGACGGACGGCAACGAATGGACCGGCTTGATCACGGCCGAGGATTGCCTTGAAGAGATCACCGGGGAAATTTTGGATGAATTCGAGCACAGAAAACGCCCGCCCCGGCCCACCCGGGAGCCCGTCAGATGATGAGCGACGGACTGGCGTTCGCGGCCTTAATCGGTTTTGCCTGCTCCAACTCGCTGGAAACCGCGCTGCTGACCCTTTCGTTCGCCGAAGAAAAGAAGTTCGTCAAATCCCTCGGCCGCCGTCCTTTGTCGGCGCCGTTGGCGCGGTTTTATACGTATATGTTCGCGGAGTGGCGCAAGAACCCGACTTATTTTTTGACCGTTCTTTTGGTTTTTAACGCGGCTTTTTCCATGTTGTGGTGCGTGCTGGGATTGACGCGTTTTGAAGAGGTCCCGTTCACTCCTTTATTGGTGGGCGTCGCCTTGTTTCTGTTCGGCGAGCTGTTGCCCAAACTCCTGGCCAGGCGCTTCCCGGACAAAGTGGCGCTTTTATTTCTTCTTCCTTTATATGGGCCGATGGTCGCTTTGCGGCGCGTGCTTTCTCCGCTGGTTCGTTCATTCGAGCGTCTGACAAATTTGCATTTGCCCCGCTCCTTGGCCTATCCCTTCACCGCCAAGGAGATTAAAATGCTCTTGGCCGATCCTGAGCTCAATCAGGACTTGCGGCCGCGATCGCGGTTGATTCTGGAAACCATGGCGAATTTCTCCTCGCGGCGGGTCAAGGAGGCCATGCGTCCGGCCAAGGACGTTTTCGCGCTCGACGCGCGTCAAAGCGACATGAAAAAAATCGTGGCTTTGACGGCCGCGGCCGGGTATTCCAGAATCCCGGTCAGCCGCGACGGAACGCTGGATCAAACCATGGGCATTCTTTATGCAAAAGACATTTTGTTCACCTTCGCCACATCGGGGTTGCTGAATCTGCAAGACACGCTCAGGGATTGCCCGGCCGTGGATGAAAACGATCGTCTGGGGCAGGTCTTGCGGCGCTTCCAAAGGGAGGCCATCCACATCGCCCTGGTTAAGGATAAATCCGGCAAGGTCAAGGGCATCATCAGCCTCGAGGATATTTTGGAGAATATCGTCGGCGACATCAGGGATGAATATAAGTGAATTAAATGCATGTCCTACCGGACATGCATTTAATTCATCCTGAGCGAGCGAAGCGAGTCGAAGGATCTGATAGGAGTTTTGGTGTACATTGACGCGCACGCGATCGTGTTGAGCTCACAACCCTTGGGCGAATATGACGCCCTGGTGCGCGTGTTGTCGTTGGAGCACGGGTTGTTGAATTTGATTTTGCGGGGCGTCCGGCGGGGACAATCCAGGCTTAAAATCTTAAAAGAGCCGGGCATCTATGCCCGTCTTCATTGCTGGGCGCGCCCTGATGTCTCAGCTTTGCCCCAGTTATTGACCGGGCGGACCATCGAGATTTTTGACGGGCTTCGCCGGGATTTCGCTTTATTCGAGTCCATGCTCGGCTTATTGCGTTTTGGGGAGATGTTCTTGACGCCTTATGACACCCGGTCCGAAGAGAAGTTTCTTTTACTTTTGGAAACCTTGTCCCGTTTGACCTGCGGCGGCTGCCAAGAGGCCGCTTGGCCGGCTTTGGGTTTTAAGCTCAAAATGCTTGAACTTTCCGGCTGGCGTTTTTCCTCTTCCGAACCGGCGAGGGGCTTCTTAGATGCTAAGATGAGAGCGATTTGCGGGAGCCTTGAGCGAGGCGTTTTTCCGGCGGATGAGCCTGCGCCGCCGGAAGCCGCGCTGCGTCTGTTGGACGGTTACGCTCAGGGCCTTTCCGGTATTCGTTATGGCCATAACACCGCCCACGTTTCTTGACGTTGTCCGGCGCTTGGATGAATTTTGGCGCCGCCGCGGCGCGCTCAATGTTTTTCCTTGGGATTTGCCCAAAGGCGCGGCCACATTCTCCCCGTACACGTTTTTTTGGGCCTTGGATGAGGCCCCGCATCAAACCGCGTATTTGGAGCCCTGCCGCAGGCCCGGCGACGCCCGTTACGGGGATTCGCCCAATCGCTTGGGCCGCTATTACCAGTATCAGGTTTTTTTAAAGCCCGCGCCTAAAACCGTCCGCCGTCTTTACGAAGAGTCGCTCGGCATTTTGGGTTTTAAAGCCCAGGAGCATGAGCTCAGGTACATTGAAGACGATTGGGAGTCGCCGACGCTGGGCGCTTCCGGCGTGGGCTGGGAAGTGTGGCTGGACGGCTTGGAAATCACCCAATTCACTTACTTTCAAAGCTTCGCGGGTTTTGAGCTGCCCTTGATTCCGGTTGAAATCACCTACGGCCTTGAGCGCATCGCCATGTACCTGCAGAACGCGGCCTCCGTGTTCGATATCGTCTGGGATCACGGGGTGCGCTACGGTGATATTTTTCACAAACAAATGGAAAAAGAATTTTCCAAGTACCATTTCGAGCGTTTTGACGCCGCCCATGGCTTCGGGCTGTTCGATCATTACAATCATCAGGCCAAACTCCTGGCCGAGGAAGGCTTGATCCTGCCGGCTTATGAGTCGGTGATGCGCTGTTCCGAAATTTTCAACAATTTGGATGCCCGGGGCGCAATCACGGCGGAAGAAAGAAACCGCTTGATCGGACGCACCCGCGCCGCAGCCAAGGCCGTGGCCGCGGCCTATCTTAAGGGATTCGAGAAACCGGAAAATAAACCGCAAGCTCAGGCGGCCCCTCAAACATGAAACGCGCGGGTTCGGCTGTTGGCCATCAGTTTCTTTTCGAACTTCAAACGGAAGACATCCCGGCCCGTTTTTTGCCTTTGGCGCGGGCCTGGCTTAGCGATGCCGTCGAGCGTTGGCTGAAATCGCACGAGATTGCCCCGGCGCGCCGGCGGGTTTGGATCACGCCCCGGCGCATCGCCGTTGCGCTTGAGGGCTTACCCGAGGAAAAACCGGCCAAGCGCGTCAAGGTCGTCGGGCCAAAAATCGAGTCGTTGAAAGATGAAGCGGGGAATTGGCGGCCGGTTGTTTTGGGCGCTACTGCATTGTAGCCGTATACGCGCGCGTTAAGTTCGAGGTTTTCCGTGATAAAGTGGTTGGAGTTCAGGATGGCAAGTCCGAGCTGGCCTCCTGCGGGCGGCTGGTCTTCTGGTTTGCCGAAGAGGAGTTTGAGCCGTGACCGTTCTGTTGCTCTGAAGTAAATACCGTTGGTAATGTCAGCAATGCGGGTCATGAATTCTTCGTTCGTAATCGGGCCCACACCTACGGTGTAGATCCGTATGCCTGCATTGCTTGCCGCCTTTGCCGCTTCTTCTGCAACGCCTCCTGCC
The sequence above is drawn from the Elusimicrobiota bacterium genome and encodes:
- a CDS encoding DUF21 domain-containing protein, giving the protein MMSDGLAFAALIGFACSNSLETALLTLSFAEEKKFVKSLGRRPLSAPLARFYTYMFAEWRKNPTYFLTVLLVFNAAFSMLWCVLGLTRFEEVPFTPLLVGVALFLFGELLPKLLARRFPDKVALLFLLPLYGPMVALRRVLSPLVRSFERLTNLHLPRSLAYPFTAKEIKMLLADPELNQDLRPRSRLILETMANFSSRRVKEAMRPAKDVFALDARQSDMKKIVALTAAAGYSRIPVSRDGTLDQTMGILYAKDILFTFATSGLLNLQDTLRDCPAVDENDRLGQVLRRFQREAIHIALVKDKSGKVKGIISLEDILENIVGDIRDEYK
- a CDS encoding glycine--tRNA ligase subunit alpha, with protein sequence MAITPPTFLDVVRRLDEFWRRRGALNVFPWDLPKGAATFSPYTFFWALDEAPHQTAYLEPCRRPGDARYGDSPNRLGRYYQYQVFLKPAPKTVRRLYEESLGILGFKAQEHELRYIEDDWESPTLGASGVGWEVWLDGLEITQFTYFQSFAGFELPLIPVEITYGLERIAMYLQNAASVFDIVWDHGVRYGDIFHKQMEKEFSKYHFERFDAAHGFGLFDHYNHQAKLLAEEGLILPAYESVMRCSEIFNNLDARGAITAEERNRLIGRTRAAAKAVAAAYLKGFEKPENKPQAQAAPQT
- the recO gene encoding DNA repair protein RecO — its product is MYIDAHAIVLSSQPLGEYDALVRVLSLEHGLLNLILRGVRRGQSRLKILKEPGIYARLHCWARPDVSALPQLLTGRTIEIFDGLRRDFALFESMLGLLRFGEMFLTPYDTRSEEKFLLLLETLSRLTCGGCQEAAWPALGFKLKMLELSGWRFSSSEPARGFLDAKMRAICGSLERGVFPADEPAPPEAALRLLDGYAQGLSGIRYGHNTAHVS
- a CDS encoding DUF21 domain-containing protein; translation: MAWAWAFCALAMAVVNFAEASITSLSVAKLKSLKAIYGGPFWIAARRWLDHPEEYLTLLLFFQNMLEVLFAWLLLAWLALWFEIETVRDLAAWVFGGTVNLFFLTIYPKVLGRKLSHGILGVWILRILYGLLLPFYPFLHFFFKAIARLSGARLQAAGTLGRGVYLSLEELRELVDSAQTVAPSGLGGASVDSQVLDLERGVMDMMGRYLRLKDVLVRDVMTPRSRVSTVNWESFKKAPPGSPQKERVLFTLMTDGHTRTLALWNDVPAGYLHIKDMLGMLAEGFAGGAASSLDMEGGALAERLILRPIPAVHARQKLINVINLLFRGYPVAYVTDGNEWTGLITAEDCLEEITGEILDEFEHRKRPPRPTREPVR
- a CDS encoding VWA domain-containing protein, whose protein sequence is SKVYEKVNLEDRIASLKDGGGTLIGIGLIKAISLLDVVTGSKNIILISDGKTQAGGVAEEAAKAASNAGIRIYTVGVGPITNEEFMTRIADITNGIYFRATERSRLKLLFGKPEDQPPAGGQLGLAILNSNHFITENLELNARVYGYNAVAPKTTGRQFPASSFNDSIFGPTTLTRLAGFSSGKPSSATAMRRGVIQTRRRAGAISCDFSQRSTASLSQARAKGKKRAGMSSV